The Ascaphus truei isolate aAscTru1 chromosome 11, aAscTru1.hap1, whole genome shotgun sequence genome includes a window with the following:
- the LOC142462984 gene encoding urotensin-2 receptor-like yields MSSMDSWEDTALPLGQRNITANANTSLGVSGVTNDMVVTSFLGSVLTVMCLVGVSGNMYTLVVMNMSMRFTGSMYIYIVNLALADLLYLSTIPFVVCTYFLKDWYFGDIGCRILFSLDLLTMHASIFILTVMSTERYLAVVKPLDTIGRSRDYRRTITCLVWLVSFLLALPTMILIDLRTSVQDGITKRMCHPTWQLDAYKVYLTILFNTCILAPGLVICYLYFKMATTYWKSQTNVFRNKEVKSCPRQKVFYMIVSIVLAYWACFIPFWVWQLLSIYWQAAGNLSGNTAVYVNFLVTCLAYSNSCINPFLYTLLSKNYKEYLRSRHKNGGARTLNRRTARLSSCRSVSSGSHLCMETIVIAQLRGPVEGASTV; encoded by the coding sequence ATGAGCAGCATGGATTCATGGGAGGACACAGCTCTGCCGCTGGGTCAGAGGAACATCACGGCTAACGCAAATACTTCCCTGGGAGTCAGCGGAGTCACTAATGATATGGTGGTGACCTCGTTCTTAGGGAGTGTCCTTACTGTCATGTGCCTAGTTGGGGTGAGCGGAAACATGTACACGCTAGTGGTGATGAACATGTCTATGAGATTCACGGGGTCCATGTACATTTACATCGTGAACCTGGCACTGGCAGATCTACTGTACTTATCCACCATACCCTTTGTGGTCTGCACATACTTTCTGAAGGATTGGTACTTTGGGGACATCGGTTGCCGGATCCTGTTCAGCCTGGACCTCCTCACCATGCACGCCAGCATCTTCATCCTTACCGTCATGAGTACCGAGAGGTACCTCGCCGTGGTGAAGCCACTGGACACCATCGGCCGCTCCAGGGATTACAGGAGGACAATCACCTGCCTGGTTTGGCTGGTGTCTTTCCTCCTCGCGCTTCCAACCATGATACTAATAGACCTGAGAACAAGCGTCCAGGATGGAATCACCAAGCGCATGTGCCACCCAACCTGGCAGCTGGACGCATACAAAGTCTACCTCACCATCCTGTTCAACACCTGCATCCTTGCCCCGGGGCTGGTCATCTGCTATCTCTACTTTAAGATGGCAACAACCTATTGGAAATCCCAAACCAACGTCTTCAGAAACAAGGAGGTGAAGAGTTGCCCAAGGCAGAAAGTCTTCTACATGATCGTCAGCATCGTTCTGGCTTACTGGGCGTGTTTCATCCCATTCTGGGTCTGGCAGCTGCTCAGCATTTATTGGCAGGCAGCGGGCAACCTCAGCGGTAACACAGCCGTGTATGTCAACTTTTTGGTGACCTGTCTGGCCTACAGCAACAGCTGCATCAACCCCTTCCTGTACACCCTGCTCTCCAAGAACTACAAGGAGTACCTGCGGAGCCGGCACAAGAATGGGGGAGCACGCACCCTGAACAGGAGGACAGCGAGGCTCTCGTCTTGTAGGTCAGTGTCTTCAGGAAGTCACCTCTGCATGGAGACCATTGTCATTGCTCAGCTAAGGGGGCCTGTAGAAGGGGCCAGTACAGTGTGA